ACCCAGGCCCAGTTCGCAGGCTATTACGTGGCGCTCGACAAGGGGTTCTACGAGGAGGAGAACCTCGACGTGACGATCCTGCCGGGCGGGCCGGACATCGCGCCGACACAGGTGCTCGCCGGGGGCGGCGCGGATGTCACCGTCGAGTGGATGCCTGCCGCGCTCGCCGCCCGGGAAAAGGGCCTGCCGCTGGTCAATATCGCCCAGCCGTTCAAATCGTCGGGCATGATGCTGACCTGCTGGAAGGATGCCGGGATCGAGACGCCCGCCGACCTGTCCAACCGGACCCTGGGCGTGTGGTTCTTTGGCAACGAGTTTCCGTTCATGTCCTGGATGAGCCAGCTCGGCATCTCCACCGAGGGCAAGTCCGAAACCGGGGTCGAGGTGCTCAAGCAGGGCTTCAATGTCGACCCGCTCCTGCAACGGCAGGCGGACTGTATCTCCACCATGACCTATAACGAATACTGGCAGGTGATCGATGCGGGCGTGGACCCGGACGAACTGGTCACCTTCAAGTACGAGGACCAGGGCGTCGCGACGCTGGAAGACGGGCTCTACGTGCTGGAAGAGAATCTCTCCGACCCGGCCTTCGAGGACAAGATGGTGCGCTTCGTGCGGGCCTCTATGCGCGGCTGGAAATACGCCGAGGAGAACCCCGAGGAAGCCGCCGAGATCGTGCTCGACAACGACGCGACAGGGGCGCAGACCGAAAGCCATCAGAAGCGCATGATGGGCGAGGTCGCGAAGCTGACCGCGGGCTCCAACGGGGCGCTGGATCCGGCCGATTACGAACGCACCGTTGCGACGCTGCTGGCGGGCGGATCGGACCCGGTGATCACCAGGCAGCCCGAAGGGGCCTGGACCCACGCGATCACGGATGCGGCGCTGAACTGATCCGACGGTCCTGAGCTAGCCCCGCGCGCCGGATCGGCGCGCGGGGTTTTTCGTGTCCGCCGGCCATATGGCGGACGGATACTCCTAATAGATGCCGACGCGGCGCCCTCTACAATTAGCGGTGCCTCCCCCGCGGGTCCACCACACCGGCCCCGCATGGAAAAAATTCCGCGAAAGGCGAAAAATTCTCTTGCTCCGACTCGGGTTTGGTCTCATATCGCGCCGCAGTGACGCCAACGCACGCGCCTCTGCCGGGGCGGACCGCAAAAGGTCCAAGCAGGTTATGTAGCGACGGTAACGTCTTCTTTGGTACTGGTCGGGACCTCTGGGGCCCGGGTCTGATGGAGATGACCATGAACGCTTACGTAACCGGGCTCGCCCGTTCCCGTCCCCTTGCACCCATCGAAACCGTGGAATCGCGTCTGCGCGGCTTCATCGACGGCCGGATCTTCGACCGTCCGACGCTGGTGCTCGACTGCGATGCGGTGGTGGCGAAATACCACGCGCTGGCGCATGGCCTGGGGCAGGGGACGCTGATCCATTACGCGATGAAGGCCAACCCGGCGCCCGAGATCCTGCGCGCGCTGGCGGCCGAGGGGTGCGGCTTCGACGCGGCCTCCCGCGGCGAGATCGAACTGGCCCTGGCCGCCGGGGCCACCGCGGCGCGGATCTCCTTTGGCAACACGATCAAGCGTCCTTCGGACATCGCCTTCGCCCATGCCCACGGGATCGACCTCTTTGCGGCCGATGCCGAGGCCGAGCTGGACAAGATCGCCGCCCATGCGCCGGGCGCGCGGGTCTTCCTGCGTGTGCTGGTGGGGGCGACCGGGGCCGACTGGCCGCTGTCGCGCAAGTTCGGCTGCGCGCCCGACACCGCCCTGCGCCTGATGGACCGCGCGGCGTTTCTCGGCCTGCGCCCGGTGGGCCTGAGCTTCCACGTGGGCTCCCAGACCCGCGATCCCGGCATGTGGTCCGACACGCTCGACCAGATGGCCGAGATCTGGCACGCGGGCCGCGCCCGGGGCCATGACCTCAACCTGATCAATATCGGCGGCGGCTTCCCGGCATTCTACGGCGATCCGATCCTGGAGGCCGAGACCTATGCCGGGCGCGTCGGCGCGCTGGTGCGGGCGCGGTTCGGCGATGCCACCGTGATGGCGGAGCCGGGCCGGGGTCTGGTGGCCGAAGCGGGCATGATCGTGGCCGAAGTGCTGCTGGTGTCGCGCAAATCCGAGGACGATCTGTGTCGCTGGGTGTACCTGGATATCGGCAAGTTCTCGGGTCTGGCCGAAACCATGGAAGAGGCGATCCGCTACCAGTTCGTCACCCCCCATGACGGCGGCGAAACCGGCCCCTGCATCATGGCCGGTCCCTCCTGCGACAGCGCCGATGTGCTCTACGAGCAGCGGCCCGTGCACCTGCCCATGGCGCTGCAATCGGGCGACCGCATCCTGATCAAGGCCACCGGAGCCTACACCACCACCTATTCCAGCGTGGGCTTCAACGGCTTCCCGCCGCTCGATCTGATCGTGATCTGAGCCGCGGGCACCGAGGCGGCGCCTGCTTCGGCAGAAGGGCGTGGCGCCGCCTCGTGTCAGAGATCAGGGTAGGTTGGCGCGATCCCGTCCAGGGGCAGGTCGCGCAGCTTCCTGAGCAGGTCGATCATGCCCCCCACCTGATGGGCACAGGTCGCCTCCCCCTTGGCGGCGGTGGCGGCACTGGCATCGCCCACGGTGCCGGCGGCGTTCAGGTCCGACGACACCCAGCCCAGGCTCACCGGCCCGATGGGCGAGATCGGGGCGCCCTGGGCAGTCGAGGCGAAATTCCGCGCCTGCGCCATGTCCACGGTATGGGGCTGGAAATGCAGCATCAGCGAGGTTTCCACATCCCCGCCATGGATGCCGAAGGCGCGCTCGGTGTCGGAATACATCCCCTCCGGCGTGCCGAAGCTCATCCACTGGGTCTTCACCGCCAACATCCCGGCCCGCACGCGAAGCTCGCGGCTGAGGATCGACACCAGGTCCAGGTTGCCGCCATGGGAGTTGACGCAGACGATCTTGCGCAGCCCCGCGCGCGCGACCGACAGACCGGTTTCCCGCCAGGCACCAAGGGCGGTCTCCGCCTCCAGGGTCAGGGTGCCGGGGGCGTGGATATGCTCGTTCGACTTGCCCACCGCCTGGATCGGCAAAATGCGGATGTTCAGGTCCTCGGGCAAAGCGGCGCAGAGCGCGTCCAGCATCCCGGCCATGATCATCGTATCGGTGCCCGTGGGCAGGTGCGGTCCGTGCTGCTCGATCGCGGCCGTGGGCAGGATCGCGATAACACGTTCCGGGTCCAGACCGTCAAACTCCGTCGTGCGGTACTCCGCCCACCAATGCCGTCGCTCAGCCATAGGTCGCCTCCAGACGGCTGCGCAGGTAATCCGCACCCGTGGTCTCGGGGTATTTCGGCGCACCGGTGCCGGGCAGGGCGGAGATCACCGCATCGGGATTGGGGTCGAGGAAGAAGGCCAGCGACCGGCGCGGGCGCGGCGGCGGCAACACCCGGTGCGGGGTCGAGACATAGGTGTCGTTCGACCAGCGCATCAGGCAGTCACCGATATTGACGATATAGGCCCCGGGCACATCGGGCACGTCCGTCCAGGCGTCCGAGCCGCGCACCCGCAGCTGCAACCCGGGAACACCGTCGGTGCGCAAGAAGGTCAGCGCCCCGTAATCCGTATGCGCGCCCGCGCCGATACCGGCGGCCGGATCGCCCGCAGGATACCGCAACAGCCGCAGCGTCGCCATGGGCGCATCGAAATCGCGGTCGAAATGGTCCGGCGCAAGGCCCAGGTCGCGCGCCACCAGCCTCATCACCTGCACGCCCAAGGCCTGAACTGCCTCGAAATAGCGGCGCAGCGTCGGCGCAAAACCCGGCAGCTTCGGCCAGCGATTGGCCGCCCGAAACGGCTCCCCCGCCAGGACGCGCGGGTCGTCCGCCGCCAGGTCGAGCCCCATGTTGAACGCTTCCTTGCGGTCCACAGCCCCGCCTTCGGGATCCAGCCGCTCGGTGCCCTCCGCGGCCCAGCCCCGGTTGGTGGCATCGATCGCCACGCGCGCCTTCTCGGCGCTCGGCAGGTCGAAGAACCGGTCCCCCTCGGCAAAGACCGCCGTGATCAGGGCCTCGGGGATACCGTGCTCGGTCAGCAGGAAGAACCCGGGCCCGCGCGCCGCGGCCCCAAGCTCCGCAGCCAGCCCCTGCGGGTCGCGCGTCAGCTTCGCGCCGTCGAGAACCGGAACCTCCATCACGCCACCGCCGTCTTGTTGCCCCTGCGGGAGGGTGCCTTACCGATCAGCTTGTCCATGGCCTTGCCCACCTTCACGAGATGCGCCGCCCGGCTTTCCGGGGTCGAGCTGTCCATCAGGTAATGGGCTGCAAAATGCACCTTGCACCCCTTGGCGCAGATCAGCCGCACGCCGCGCGTGAGCGTCCGCCGTCCGGGTGCGCCCACCAGCGAGGTCAACCACCGGCTCGCCCCGCAGGTGGTGAAAACCCCCATGGAGGTGATGTTGGTCAGACCGGGCCGGATATCCTTGTTCTCCGCATCGGGCATCAGGAAGGCGACATCGGGCAGAAGCACCCGGTCGAGCCAGCCTTTCAGCATCGCGGGCAGCCCGTACCACCAGGTCGGATAGACGAAGATCAGCGTATCGGCCCAGCGCAGGTCCGCCACGTCGCGGGCGACAGGCGCCACATTCGCCGGGCAGTCGAGATAGGCATCGAACTCGCAGGCCGGCAGGATCGGATCGAACTGACGTTGATAGAGATCGATCAGCCGCACCTCCGCCCCCCGGCGCTGCAGCTTGTCCAGAACCGTGTCCCGCACGGCGGCGTTGAAACTTCCCTCTTTGGGATGGCAATACACGACCAAGGCGCGCATCAGAAAGCCTCCATCTCCCGGGTCACCTTCGACAGGAAAGCGGCCCTCTTGGCATCGCTCGCGCGGTTCATGTCATAAAGCGCGAGGTACCGCATCTTGAACGGGCGACAAACGTGCCAGACAGCCCGCTTGACGCAATGACGGGGCGGGTCCCCTGCGAGCAACGCACGGGTACGCGTACCCCCGTAAGTTGTCACAGCCGCCAGCCGTTTGATATGCGTCAGATTGGGCCGGACCTTGCCATCCACCAGTTTGAAGGACACGTCCGGCAGGAAGACCCGGTCGAGAAAGCCTTTCAGAATGGCGGGATAGCCGAAATTCCACACCGGGAACACCATCACCAACGCATCCGCCGCCCGCACCCGCGCGACGTAGTCGGCGACCGGGGCGATGTTGTCGGGGGAAGTGTGATAGCCGCGCCGCTCCGCCTCCGACAGGACCGGATCGAACCCTTCGGCATAAAGATCGCAATCGTCCACCTCCCAGCCACGCGCGCGCAATGTCTCCACCACCGTCCGGTGCAAGGCCTGCGAAAAACTCTCCGCACAAGGGTGCGCGGCCAGCACCAGAACCCGCCCGAGGCTCATGTCCAGCGCCACTCAAGTCCGAAAATATCCTGGGGGGAGGCTGCGGCGCAGCCGGGGGGCAAAGCCCCCCAGACGCGTGTATTGCCCTGGGCGCAGCCCACATTTTGAAAACCGCGGGTCACTCCGCCGCCGTCATCTTCGGATAGGCGTACATTTCCGAAAAATCGAAATCGGGATCGTCCCAGGCGATCATCTTGCCCGGGTTGAGCAATCCCTTGGGGTCCGCCTCGCGCTTGAAGGCCAGCTGTCGGTCATCCACGGTCTGCCTCCCGCCTTCCTCCAGGGTGTAGCGATGCGGGTTGAAGATCATGGCACCTGCCTCCTCGTGGATGCGCACGATCTCGTCCAGCCGCGCCTCGGTGGTGAATTTCACCAGGCTCAGCCCCGCGAACATCACCTTGCCATTCTCGCGCAGCACTTCGAGATGCTGCAACACCTCCGGGCTGAACTCGTCGCGCATCTTCTCAACCAGGTTCAGATGCTCGGGGAAGCCATAGCGCACCTGCAGATAGGTGATGCTCGGGTCGACCTTGAGCGCGCGCAGGGTCGTGTGGTTCCAGCCATATTCGAACACCGGCCCGGGCCCGCGCGCCCAGTCATTGTCGTCGGAGCGATAGATCACCCGCGCCTGCGGCCGCCGCCCGAGGAAGGTCTCGAACCCGTCCATGGAGTGCGGGGCAACCATCAGGCCGATGACCGTGTCCTTGTCGGTCACATGCCCCTTCAGCCGCTGGAAATAGTCGAAGGGCGCGGGGGCTTCGTAAACGCTGGCGAGCTTGATCAGGATGCCGTCCTCATTGGCCAGTTCCTCGGCAAACCGCGCGGCGTCCATGAAATCCTCGCAGGCCACGAACATCTCGACCCAGTCATAGGCCGGGGCCAGCGGCATCTCGATCTCGGTGATGATCCCGTTGGTGCCGTAGGCGTGGGACACGCGCGCCAGTTCTTCGCCGCGGAATTCCAGCACCCGCGGCTCTTCCTCCATGGTCACGACGCGCAACCGGATGATGTTGCCGAGATCGCGCAGGGATCCCCAGGTGCAGGAGCCGACCCCGCCGGAACCCCCGGCGATGAACCCGCCGATGGTGGCCGTGGCCCAGGTGGAGGAAAACATGCGGATTTCCTGACCCGAGTCCGCCTTGCAGGCGGCATCGAGATCCTTCAGCAGAATCCCCGGCTCGCAGATCACGCGACCCGGCGCGATTTCCTTGACGCCCGTCATATGCCGCAGATGCATGACGCAGCCGCCGCGCATGGGCATGGCCTGGCCGTAATTCCCGGTGCCCGCACCGCGCGTGGTGACCGGCACGTCATGGGCATAGCAGATCCGCAGCACCTCGATCACCTCGGCCTCATTGCGCGGGCTGACCACGAAGTCGGCGACCAGGTGATCCATCCGCGCCTTCAACACCGGCGAGTACCAGAAGAAATCTCGGCTCTTGGATTTAATCGCGTTCTCGTTCTGCTCGATATCGAGATGGGCGAGGGCGGCCTTCGCGGCGGCCACGTTGTCGGGCATGGTCATTGGGGCGTCTCCATCAGGTCGTCCAGTTCTGCGTAATCGGGCAGGGTGCGGTCGATGGGCTCGCCACCGCGCAGCACGATCCGGTCGCTTTGCGGGCGGGAGAAGAACTCGTTCCAGCTCCGCGCGCGGGTGATCACCAGGTCCGCAGGCGCGCCGGGCGCAAGGCTCGGCGCGTCGAAGCCGCAGATCGCCGCCGGGGTCGCGGTGAAGGCCCGCACCCAGTCGAAGCGCCCGTGATCGAGATGCCCGATCCGCGTCGCCTCCCGCATCACCTCGACCATGTCCATGTCGCCATAGGCGTAGAACGGATCGCGGGTGTTGTCCGAGGCAAAGGCCACGGGAATGTCCCGCGCCATCATCTCGTGCACGAGCGTGATGCCGCGCCCGCGCGGGGTCCGGCCCGCATGACGGTCCTGCAAGTAGAGGTTGCACAAGGGCAGCGACACCACGTTGATCCCCACCTGCGCGACCAGGTCCAGCGTGTCCAGCGCCCGGGCCTCGTCTTGCGTGCCGAGCGAGCAGCAATGGCCAACGGTGATCGGCGCGTCGAACCCCACCTCATGGGCGGTCTCGGCAATCGCGCGCAGGGTCTCGGACGACGGATCCATGGTTTCGTCCACGTGGAAATCGGCGGCAAGGCCCCGCTCGGCGGCCATGGCGAAGAAGCCGCGCAGCCGGTCGATCAGGTCCGGCACCGGGTAGGTCACCATGCCCAGAACCCCGCCGGGGGTCTCGGCCACCCGATCGGCGGTGGCCTTGAACGGCCCGTCGGTCGAGAAGTGATCGCAGCCGATCAGGCAGACCGCCTGCAACTCGATCCGGCCGGCCCACTCGGCCTGCATGTCGCGAAAGAGCGGAAAGGAGATCCCGTCCTGCGGCGGAATGCTGTCGAGATGCGTGCGGATCGCCCGCGTCCCGTGGGCATAGGCGCAGCGCAGGGCAAAGCTCATCCGGCGCCGCACATCCTCAGCCGACCAGCGCGCCGCGCGGTCTTCGGCCACGGTGCTGAGCGCGCCCATGAACGTACCGTCGGGGTTCGGACTGCGCCCCCAGATATGGCCCTTGTCCAGATGGGTGTGCATGTCGGTGAAGCACGGCAGCACGAGCGCGCCTTCCATGTCCACCGCGATGGGCTGCGGCTCCGACAGGTCGCCTTGGGCATCGATGGAAATCTCGGTCCTGACCAGGTCCCCGTCCTGCCCCAAAAGGCAGGCGGGCACATGCACGTTCGTCATCGTAAAGGCGCCGCTGGGCAATGCGCGGTAGTCCATCATCCCTCCCGTGTCAGGGCACTCTCATGCCATTTGTGCAACAGCATATGACTGAGAACCGACAGGGCTGCAAAGATGAAAACCCCCATGGCCGCGACCAGGCTGAGCGCCGCGAACATCCGCGCGATATTCAGGCGGTAGCCTGCCTCCTGGATCCGCGCGGCCAGCCCCGCGCCGACCCCGCCCGTGCCCGCGACCAGCTCGGCCACCACCGCCCCGATCAGAGACAGACCGCCCGCGATCTTCAGCCCGCCGAGGAAATAGGGCAGCGCCGAAGGCAGCTGCAACATCCAAAGCTTTTGCCACCGGGTCGCGCCATAGATGCGAAACAGATCGCGCAGGTTGTGATCGACCGAGTTCAGGCCCAGCGTGGTGGAGCTGAGCACCGGAAAGAACGCCACGATCCACGCACAGAGCAGCATTCCGGCGGTCTTGCTGTCGACATAGATGAAGATCAGCGGCGCGATGGATACCACGGGGGTCACCTGCAGGATCACCGCATAGGGGTAGAAGCTCATCTCAACCATTTTCGACTGGTTGAACAGGATCGCGAGGCCTGCGCCCCCGATCACGGCGAGAAGCAGTGCCAGAATGGTCGTCCGGGCGGTCAGTAGCGACGCCTCGTAAAGGATCCCCCAATCGGCGATCAGCGTGTCCAGAACCCGCCCCGGGCCCGGCAGGATGTAATGGGGGATCTCGTTCCAGACCACGATCCGGTCCCACAGGAAGATCCCCA
The Dinoroseobacter shibae DFL 12 = DSM 16493 genome window above contains:
- a CDS encoding ABC transporter permease, with translation MSLADPSPLVDTPDADEQARLRARRIERIGKWSLPVIVMALGIFLWDRIVVWNEIPHYILPGPGRVLDTLIADWGILYEASLLTARTTILALLLAVIGGAGLAILFNQSKMVEMSFYPYAVILQVTPVVSIAPLIFIYVDSKTAGMLLCAWIVAFFPVLSSTTLGLNSVDHNLRDLFRIYGATRWQKLWMLQLPSALPYFLGGLKIAGGLSLIGAVVAELVAGTGGVGAGLAARIQEAGYRLNIARMFAALSLVAAMGVFIFAALSVLSHMLLHKWHESALTREG
- a CDS encoding cytosine deaminase — encoded protein: MDYRALPSGAFTMTNVHVPACLLGQDGDLVRTEISIDAQGDLSEPQPIAVDMEGALVLPCFTDMHTHLDKGHIWGRSPNPDGTFMGALSTVAEDRAARWSAEDVRRRMSFALRCAYAHGTRAIRTHLDSIPPQDGISFPLFRDMQAEWAGRIELQAVCLIGCDHFSTDGPFKATADRVAETPGGVLGMVTYPVPDLIDRLRGFFAMAAERGLAADFHVDETMDPSSETLRAIAETAHEVGFDAPITVGHCCSLGTQDEARALDTLDLVAQVGINVVSLPLCNLYLQDRHAGRTPRGRGITLVHEMMARDIPVAFASDNTRDPFYAYGDMDMVEVMREATRIGHLDHGRFDWVRAFTATPAAICGFDAPSLAPGAPADLVITRARSWNEFFSRPQSDRIVLRGGEPIDRTLPDYAELDDLMETPQ
- a CDS encoding type III PLP-dependent enzyme, which produces MTMNAYVTGLARSRPLAPIETVESRLRGFIDGRIFDRPTLVLDCDAVVAKYHALAHGLGQGTLIHYAMKANPAPEILRALAAEGCGFDAASRGEIELALAAGATAARISFGNTIKRPSDIAFAHAHGIDLFAADAEAELDKIAAHAPGARVFLRVLVGATGADWPLSRKFGCAPDTALRLMDRAAFLGLRPVGLSFHVGSQTRDPGMWSDTLDQMAEIWHAGRARGHDLNLINIGGGFPAFYGDPILEAETYAGRVGALVRARFGDATVMAEPGRGLVAEAGMIVAEVLLVSRKSEDDLCRWVYLDIGKFSGLAETMEEAIRYQFVTPHDGGETGPCIMAGPSCDSADVLYEQRPVHLPMALQSGDRILIKATGAYTTTYSSVGFNGFPPLDLIVI
- a CDS encoding ABC transporter substrate-binding protein → MKSTMIGLGIAALVGAGAAQAADEVKLQLKWVTQAQFAGYYVALDKGFYEEENLDVTILPGGPDIAPTQVLAGGGADVTVEWMPAALAAREKGLPLVNIAQPFKSSGMMLTCWKDAGIETPADLSNRTLGVWFFGNEFPFMSWMSQLGISTEGKSETGVEVLKQGFNVDPLLQRQADCISTMTYNEYWQVIDAGVDPDELVTFKYEDQGVATLEDGLYVLEENLSDPAFEDKMVRFVRASMRGWKYAEENPEEAAEIVLDNDATGAQTESHQKRMMGEVAKLTAGSNGALDPADYERTVATLLAGGSDPVITRQPEGAWTHAITDAALN
- a CDS encoding FAD-binding oxidoreductase; this encodes MTMPDNVAAAKAALAHLDIEQNENAIKSKSRDFFWYSPVLKARMDHLVADFVVSPRNEAEVIEVLRICYAHDVPVTTRGAGTGNYGQAMPMRGGCVMHLRHMTGVKEIAPGRVICEPGILLKDLDAACKADSGQEIRMFSSTWATATIGGFIAGGSGGVGSCTWGSLRDLGNIIRLRVVTMEEEPRVLEFRGEELARVSHAYGTNGIITEIEMPLAPAYDWVEMFVACEDFMDAARFAEELANEDGILIKLASVYEAPAPFDYFQRLKGHVTDKDTVIGLMVAPHSMDGFETFLGRRPQARVIYRSDDNDWARGPGPVFEYGWNHTTLRALKVDPSITYLQVRYGFPEHLNLVEKMRDEFSPEVLQHLEVLRENGKVMFAGLSLVKFTTEARLDEIVRIHEEAGAMIFNPHRYTLEEGGRQTVDDRQLAFKREADPKGLLNPGKMIAWDDPDFDFSEMYAYPKMTAAE
- a CDS encoding creatininase family protein, with translation MAERRHWWAEYRTTEFDGLDPERVIAILPTAAIEQHGPHLPTGTDTMIMAGMLDALCAALPEDLNIRILPIQAVGKSNEHIHAPGTLTLEAETALGAWRETGLSVARAGLRKIVCVNSHGGNLDLVSILSRELRVRAGMLAVKTQWMSFGTPEGMYSDTERAFGIHGGDVETSLMLHFQPHTVDMAQARNFASTAQGAPISPIGPVSLGWVSSDLNAAGTVGDASAATAAKGEATCAHQVGGMIDLLRKLRDLPLDGIAPTYPDL
- a CDS encoding isopenicillin N synthase family dioxygenase, with translation MEVPVLDGAKLTRDPQGLAAELGAAARGPGFFLLTEHGIPEALITAVFAEGDRFFDLPSAEKARVAIDATNRGWAAEGTERLDPEGGAVDRKEAFNMGLDLAADDPRVLAGEPFRAANRWPKLPGFAPTLRRYFEAVQALGVQVMRLVARDLGLAPDHFDRDFDAPMATLRLLRYPAGDPAAGIGAGAHTDYGALTFLRTDGVPGLQLRVRGSDAWTDVPDVPGAYIVNIGDCLMRWSNDTYVSTPHRVLPPPRPRRSLAFFLDPNPDAVISALPGTGAPKYPETTGADYLRSRLEATYG
- a CDS encoding NAD(P)H-dependent oxidoreductase, translated to MRALVVYCHPKEGSFNAAVRDTVLDKLQRRGAEVRLIDLYQRQFDPILPACEFDAYLDCPANVAPVARDVADLRWADTLIFVYPTWWYGLPAMLKGWLDRVLLPDVAFLMPDAENKDIRPGLTNITSMGVFTTCGASRWLTSLVGAPGRRTLTRGVRLICAKGCKVHFAAHYLMDSSTPESRAAHLVKVGKAMDKLIGKAPSRRGNKTAVA
- a CDS encoding NAD(P)H-dependent oxidoreductase; this translates as MSLGRVLVLAAHPCAESFSQALHRTVVETLRARGWEVDDCDLYAEGFDPVLSEAERRGYHTSPDNIAPVADYVARVRAADALVMVFPVWNFGYPAILKGFLDRVFLPDVSFKLVDGKVRPNLTHIKRLAAVTTYGGTRTRALLAGDPPRHCVKRAVWHVCRPFKMRYLALYDMNRASDAKRAAFLSKVTREMEAF